The following are from one region of the Hymenobacter radiodurans genome:
- a CDS encoding N-acetyl sugar amidotransferase: protein MSAPIPSSTSSPVRATEPTAAVASAYQPKAPAQRCTRCIMDSTVPGIQFDTRGECSFCALHDKLDKAFPLGEAGRQQVQKLADDIKRVGRGKKYDCVLGVSGGRDSSFTLWYCVTKLKLRPLAVHFNDGFGNPVAGENMVKACRKLGVELRTITSDWRESKDLKIAFLKASTPDMEEGTDLGIATALYGVAAKEGIQRIVIGQSFRTEGICPLSWNYLDGRYLKAVHKRFGTVPLRPWSPADPGFNLDLKEMFYYAFVRRIKTVTLLYHIDYVRADVDELIARELDWVNPGAHYFDDLYQSVIYYLNRTKFNIDRRLFNYSALVRSGQMSREEALERTAHINSIEDPRVIDLCIKRLGLTRAEFDQIVATPPKTFRDYPNNYSLIRRLRWPIKVLSQLNLIPESAYDKYFNCGA, encoded by the coding sequence TTGTCCGCTCCTATTCCTTCTTCTACTAGCTCACCAGTCAGGGCAACAGAGCCTACTGCTGCCGTGGCGTCCGCTTATCAGCCGAAAGCACCCGCCCAGCGCTGCACCCGGTGTATTATGGATAGCACCGTGCCTGGTATTCAGTTTGATACCCGCGGCGAATGCAGCTTCTGTGCTCTGCATGACAAGTTAGATAAAGCTTTTCCGCTCGGTGAAGCCGGTCGCCAGCAAGTGCAAAAGCTCGCCGACGATATTAAGCGCGTGGGCCGGGGCAAGAAATACGACTGCGTACTGGGCGTAAGCGGCGGCCGAGACAGTTCGTTTACGCTCTGGTATTGCGTTACCAAGCTGAAGCTGCGCCCGCTGGCAGTGCACTTCAACGACGGCTTCGGTAACCCCGTAGCGGGCGAAAACATGGTGAAAGCTTGCCGCAAGCTGGGCGTAGAGCTGCGCACCATCACCTCCGACTGGCGCGAATCCAAAGACCTCAAAATTGCCTTTCTCAAAGCCTCCACTCCGGATATGGAGGAAGGTACTGACCTCGGTATTGCTACCGCTTTGTATGGAGTAGCGGCCAAAGAAGGGATTCAGCGCATCGTGATTGGCCAGAGCTTCCGCACCGAAGGCATCTGCCCATTATCCTGGAATTATTTGGATGGCCGCTACCTGAAAGCTGTGCACAAGCGTTTCGGCACGGTGCCGCTGCGGCCTTGGTCGCCCGCTGACCCAGGTTTCAATCTGGATTTGAAGGAGATGTTTTACTACGCCTTCGTGCGGCGCATTAAGACGGTAACCTTGCTTTACCACATCGACTATGTGCGGGCTGATGTAGACGAGTTGATTGCCCGTGAACTGGACTGGGTAAATCCGGGCGCGCATTACTTCGACGACCTCTACCAAAGCGTTATCTACTACCTCAACCGGACCAAATTCAACATTGATCGGCGGCTGTTCAACTATTCAGCGCTGGTGCGCTCAGGTCAGATGTCGCGGGAAGAAGCATTGGAACGCACCGCTCACATCAATTCCATCGAAGACCCGCGCGTAATTGACCTCTGCATCAAGCGTCTTGGCCTGACTCGTGCGGAGTTCGATCAAATTGTGGCCACGCCACCCAAAACTTTCCGCGACTACCCAAACAACTATTCGCTCATTCGGCGGCTGCGCTGGCCGATCAAAGTGCTTAGTCAGCTGAATCTGATTCCAGAGTCAGCTTACGACAAGTATTTTAACTGCGGCGCTTAA
- a CDS encoding 4Fe-4S dicluster domain-containing protein has protein sequence MAIMITDECINCGACEPECPNNAIYEGGAQWRWADGTSLKQVEVDGGAVVSATAPQTPVSDEYYYIVSDKCTECVGFHEEPQCAAVCPVDCCVDDPDLRETQEELLKKKEWLHLTA, from the coding sequence ATGGCCATAATGATAACCGACGAGTGCATCAACTGCGGTGCCTGCGAACCTGAATGCCCCAACAATGCGATTTATGAAGGTGGTGCTCAGTGGCGTTGGGCCGATGGCACTTCTTTGAAACAAGTAGAAGTTGACGGTGGCGCTGTCGTATCCGCCACGGCTCCCCAAACCCCAGTTTCCGACGAATATTATTACATCGTGTCCGATAAGTGTACGGAATGCGTGGGTTTCCATGAAGAGCCTCAGTGCGCCGCCGTATGCCCCGTAGACTGCTGCGTAGACGACCCCGATTTGCGCGAAACGCAGGAAGAACTGCTTAAGAAGAAAGAGTGGCTCCACCTCACTGCCTAA
- a CDS encoding acyl-CoA reductase gives MNHFERLAAFINLGQRLRHLTEDDRDDLYRRARNNNSWFDAPNVAAALDGIARLLEEHSLRTWASRYPAEAATPRAVGVVMAGNIPLVGFHDLLCVVLSGHNLLAKPSSDDRYLMHWIVGELTRIEPRMAERITFVERLNAADAFIATGSDNTGRYFEYYFRNKPNLIRRNRTSLGILTGQETPEELAALGADIFQYYGLGCRNVSKLLVPKDYRFDKLLDNLQPWERVLEQNRYQNNYDYNKSILLVNRVPHFDNGFVLFTESAQLVSPISVVHYGTYHDEADLQQQLAQVANQTQCLVSAGGLFPGSFAFGQAQCPSVSDYADGVDTMAFLTSLP, from the coding sequence ATGAATCATTTCGAACGCCTGGCCGCATTTATTAACCTCGGCCAGCGCCTGCGCCACCTCACCGAAGACGACAGAGATGACTTATATCGTCGGGCCCGCAACAATAATTCGTGGTTTGATGCCCCCAACGTAGCCGCAGCTCTGGATGGGATTGCGCGCTTGCTGGAAGAACACAGCCTGCGCACCTGGGCTAGTCGTTACCCAGCGGAGGCTGCTACGCCCCGCGCCGTAGGCGTGGTGATGGCGGGCAATATCCCGCTGGTAGGCTTCCACGATTTGCTGTGCGTGGTGCTCAGCGGCCACAATCTGTTGGCTAAACCCAGTTCCGATGACCGGTATCTGATGCACTGGATTGTGGGTGAGCTGACGCGGATTGAGCCACGCATGGCGGAGCGCATCACCTTCGTGGAGCGCCTGAATGCCGCCGATGCCTTCATTGCTACCGGCTCCGATAACACGGGCCGCTACTTCGAATATTATTTCCGCAACAAGCCCAACCTCATCCGCCGCAACCGCACCAGCCTGGGCATCCTGACGGGCCAGGAAACTCCGGAGGAGCTAGCCGCCTTGGGTGCCGACATTTTTCAGTACTACGGCCTAGGCTGCCGCAATGTGTCGAAACTGTTGGTACCGAAAGACTACCGCTTCGATAAGCTGCTGGATAATTTACAGCCCTGGGAGCGCGTGCTGGAGCAGAACCGCTACCAGAACAACTACGATTACAACAAGAGTATTCTGCTCGTAAACCGCGTGCCGCACTTCGACAATGGCTTCGTGCTGTTCACGGAAAGCGCCCAGCTCGTGTCGCCGATTTCGGTGGTGCATTACGGCACCTACCACGACGAGGCCGACCTTCAGCAGCAACTAGCGCAGGTAGCCAACCAAACGCAGTGCTTAGTATCGGCTGGGGGGCTTTTTCCAGGCAGCTTTGCCTTCGGGCAAGCCCAATGCCCCAGCGTAAGCGACTACGCCGATGGCGTGGATACGATGGCTTTTTTAACGTCGCTCCCGTAG
- a CDS encoding nucleoside phosphorylase produces MPILDSELILNRDGSVYHLNLLPDHISETIITVGDPDRVALVSQHFDSIETQVNKREFVTHVGYYKGKRIAVVSTGIGTDNIDIVLNELDALVNIDFVTREPRPLEERITLRIIRVGTSGALQPDIPLGAHLVTEHGVGLDALMQFYPLVETGLEVEVGTGIQKALQLDYRPYCVRGHDLIREQIGAGMLTGNTLTCPGFYGPQGRVLRLDLRQPDLIKQFQNFRYESAEGEFRLTNFEMETAGYYALGRMLGHEIVSLNAIVANRATGEFATNAEQTMNDLIAKTLDRV; encoded by the coding sequence ATGCCTATTCTCGACTCCGAGCTCATCCTGAACCGCGACGGCAGCGTGTATCACCTTAACCTGCTGCCTGATCATATTTCCGAAACCATTATCACCGTTGGCGACCCGGATCGGGTGGCACTGGTGAGCCAGCACTTCGACTCCATCGAGACGCAGGTAAACAAGCGCGAGTTCGTGACCCATGTAGGCTACTACAAGGGCAAGCGCATCGCGGTTGTTTCTACTGGCATTGGCACCGATAACATTGATATCGTGCTGAATGAGCTGGATGCACTCGTGAATATTGACTTCGTAACCCGCGAGCCGCGGCCCTTGGAAGAGCGCATTACGCTGCGCATCATTCGGGTGGGTACCAGCGGCGCTTTGCAGCCTGATATTCCCTTGGGCGCCCACCTCGTAACGGAGCACGGCGTGGGCCTCGATGCCCTGATGCAGTTTTATCCGCTGGTAGAAACCGGCTTGGAAGTAGAAGTAGGCACTGGCATCCAAAAGGCTTTGCAGCTCGATTATCGCCCGTACTGCGTGCGGGGCCACGACCTTATTCGGGAGCAGATTGGGGCCGGAATGCTGACTGGCAACACGCTCACTTGCCCTGGCTTCTACGGCCCGCAGGGCCGCGTACTCCGCCTCGATTTACGGCAGCCCGACCTGATTAAGCAGTTTCAGAACTTCCGGTACGAAAGCGCTGAAGGCGAATTTCGCCTGACAAACTTCGAGATGGAAACCGCTGGTTACTATGCACTTGGTCGCATGCTGGGCCACGAGATTGTATCGTTGAATGCCATTGTGGCGAACCGGGCTACTGGCGAATTTGCCACCAACGCCGAGCAAACCATGAACGACTTAATTGCTAAAACATTGGACCGCGTGTAA
- a CDS encoding Glu/Leu/Phe/Val family dehydrogenase, producing MSNTQIQGKDFYNSVLQFYDQAAQFSKLDPGILSQIKACNSIYKVNFPVEVDGHVQVFEGIRVQHSHHKLPSKGGIRYSVYVDEEEVMALATLMTFKCALVDVPFGGAKGGVKINPRTSSVETLERVTRRYASELIKKNLIGPGMDVPAPDYGTGSREMAWIADTYLAFKFGDTNALGCVTGKPVGQGGIRGRTEATGLGVFFGLRELLADNELLKKLGMTSGMAGKRIIVQGLGNVGYHAAHFCELEGAIITGIAEREGGIFNADGLDVAAVFKHRNESGSILNYPGAQNVAEASQLLEYECDVLLPAALENQIHAGNAARIKAKIIAEGANGPTTKDAEKILLERGVVILPDLYLNAGGVTVSYFEWLKNLSNVRFGRMGKRAEEASLRRLVTTIEQTTGKSISAQERELIIQGADETSLVRSGLEDTMIVAYHEIREVMHQIKGIEDLRTAAFYSAIEKVGVSYQSLGIFP from the coding sequence ATGAGCAACACCCAGATTCAGGGAAAAGACTTTTATAATAGTGTGCTGCAGTTCTATGATCAGGCCGCGCAGTTTTCAAAACTTGATCCTGGCATTCTTTCTCAGATCAAGGCTTGCAACAGCATTTACAAGGTTAATTTCCCGGTAGAAGTTGATGGGCATGTGCAGGTTTTTGAGGGAATACGGGTACAGCACAGCCACCACAAGCTACCCAGCAAAGGTGGTATTCGCTACAGCGTGTATGTAGATGAAGAGGAAGTAATGGCCCTGGCTACGCTCATGACCTTCAAATGCGCCCTCGTCGATGTTCCGTTTGGCGGGGCAAAAGGTGGCGTCAAAATCAACCCCCGCACCAGTTCCGTAGAGACACTGGAGCGCGTGACTCGCCGCTATGCAAGCGAGTTGATCAAGAAAAATCTCATTGGTCCGGGCATGGACGTGCCTGCCCCCGATTACGGTACAGGCAGCCGCGAAATGGCCTGGATTGCCGACACGTATCTAGCGTTCAAATTTGGCGACACCAACGCGCTGGGCTGCGTAACAGGCAAGCCCGTGGGCCAAGGTGGTATCCGCGGCCGGACTGAAGCTACTGGTCTGGGCGTATTCTTCGGCTTGCGCGAGCTGCTAGCCGACAACGAACTCCTGAAAAAACTCGGGATGACGAGCGGTATGGCCGGCAAACGAATTATCGTACAAGGTCTGGGCAATGTAGGCTACCACGCGGCGCACTTCTGCGAGCTGGAGGGCGCCATCATAACGGGGATTGCAGAGCGCGAGGGGGGCATTTTTAACGCCGATGGCCTCGATGTAGCCGCCGTGTTTAAGCACCGCAACGAAAGTGGCTCCATTCTTAATTATCCCGGCGCGCAAAACGTAGCGGAAGCTAGTCAATTGCTGGAGTATGAGTGTGATGTACTCTTGCCCGCCGCGCTGGAAAACCAGATTCACGCTGGTAATGCCGCTCGCATTAAAGCCAAGATAATTGCGGAAGGCGCCAATGGCCCTACTACCAAGGATGCCGAGAAGATTCTGCTCGAACGCGGCGTTGTTATCCTCCCCGACCTTTATCTCAACGCGGGGGGCGTTACGGTTTCGTACTTCGAGTGGCTAAAGAATCTCTCAAATGTGCGCTTTGGTCGCATGGGCAAACGGGCGGAAGAAGCGTCTCTCCGCCGTCTTGTAACCACTATCGAGCAGACCACCGGCAAGAGCATCAGCGCTCAGGAACGGGAGCTAATCATTCAGGGCGCCGATGAGACCAGCCTCGTGCGCTCGGGCCTAGAAGACACTATGATTGTGGCTTATCATGAGATTAGGGAGGTAATGCATCAGATTAAGGGCATTGAAGATCTGCGCACTGCCGCCTTCTATAGTGCCATTGAGAAAGTAGGCGTCAGCTATCAGTCATTGGGTATATTCCCATAA
- the trhO gene encoding oxygen-dependent tRNA uridine(34) hydroxylase TrhO, translated as MDYRVLLYYCYSPIENPEAFREEHHRLCLRLKLLGRIIVAAEGLNGTVSGLAADCEEYMQIVKADPRFAALEFKVDEAPAHTFQKLHVRVKPEIVHSSLRHVRPHLRTGQHLSPQEFKELKDRDDVVVVDVRSDYEYNVGRFKNAVTLDMENFRDFPERVERLKEFKDKKILTYCTGGVKCEKASAYLLEQGFENVYQLHGGIIKYGIEEGGEDFEGKCYVFDNRVAVDVNSVNPTIISYCHHCHAPSDRLVNCANPHCNAHLALCENCGHELEGACSTTCQAHPDKRAYDGTGTYPKLSNNYRPEQGLVSYRAPSY; from the coding sequence ATGGATTATCGCGTTCTGCTTTACTACTGCTATTCACCGATTGAAAATCCGGAGGCGTTCCGCGAGGAGCATCATCGGCTGTGTCTGCGTTTGAAGCTGTTAGGTCGCATCATTGTGGCGGCTGAAGGTCTCAATGGTACGGTGTCGGGGCTGGCGGCTGATTGTGAGGAGTATATGCAGATTGTAAAAGCCGATCCGCGCTTCGCTGCCTTAGAGTTTAAGGTTGACGAAGCGCCTGCGCATACCTTTCAAAAGCTGCATGTTCGCGTGAAGCCTGAAATTGTGCACAGTAGCCTGCGTCATGTGCGGCCGCACTTGCGCACTGGGCAACATCTTTCACCGCAGGAGTTTAAGGAACTCAAAGACCGCGATGATGTGGTAGTGGTAGATGTGCGTTCCGACTACGAATACAACGTAGGTCGTTTCAAAAACGCCGTCACCTTGGATATGGAAAACTTCCGCGACTTCCCCGAGCGGGTAGAGCGGCTGAAGGAATTTAAGGACAAGAAAATTCTGACGTATTGCACTGGCGGCGTCAAATGCGAAAAAGCCAGCGCCTACTTACTGGAGCAGGGTTTTGAGAACGTGTACCAACTCCACGGTGGTATCATCAAGTACGGAATTGAAGAGGGCGGCGAAGATTTTGAGGGCAAATGCTATGTCTTCGACAACCGCGTGGCGGTAGATGTGAACAGCGTCAATCCCACCATTATCTCTTATTGCCACCATTGCCATGCGCCTTCCGACAGGCTGGTGAACTGTGCCAATCCGCACTGCAACGCCCATCTAGCTCTCTGCGAAAACTGTGGTCATGAACTAGAAGGAGCTTGCTCAACTACTTGCCAAGCCCACCCTGATAAACGGGCGTATGATGGCACTGGCACGTATCCGAAGCTGAGCAACAACTATCGTCCCGAACAAGGCCTGGTTTCCTACCGCGCTCCATCATATTAA
- a CDS encoding NeuD/PglB/VioB family sugar acetyltransferase — MENPVIILGAQSLGATALDAFQSNDVVVYCLLDDDAKLQNTELNNVPVMGNTDDRELLKLLGKKCEVFVATEDTASRRSLTNMLRDEYEVVPVNAIHARASVSEQAWLGHGNLVGAGAVVSSNSKMGNSCLIGANAVIDVQVELADFVQVGAGAIVNAGAVLAEQAFIGPGAIIVGGVKIGAKARVGAGSVVVADVAANQTVFGNPAAKV, encoded by the coding sequence ATGGAAAATCCAGTAATCATTTTGGGCGCACAAAGCCTGGGTGCAACGGCACTAGATGCCTTTCAAAGCAACGATGTAGTCGTGTATTGTCTGCTCGACGACGATGCTAAGCTGCAGAATACCGAGCTAAACAACGTGCCCGTGATGGGCAACACCGACGACCGCGAATTGCTCAAGCTATTGGGCAAAAAGTGCGAAGTGTTCGTGGCCACCGAGGATACGGCCAGTCGCCGCAGCCTCACCAATATGCTCCGCGACGAGTATGAGGTGGTGCCGGTGAATGCCATTCATGCCCGCGCTAGCGTTTCGGAACAGGCGTGGCTGGGTCATGGCAACCTCGTTGGGGCTGGAGCCGTCGTATCCAGCAATAGCAAAATGGGCAATAGCTGCCTGATCGGGGCCAATGCCGTAATTGACGTGCAGGTAGAACTAGCCGACTTTGTGCAGGTCGGCGCTGGAGCCATCGTTAATGCAGGTGCCGTGCTGGCTGAGCAGGCGTTTATCGGCCCGGGCGCTATAATCGTTGGGGGCGTCAAGATCGGCGCAAAAGCCCGCGTGGGTGCTGGCTCGGTTGTAGTAGCTGATGTAGCAGCCAACCAGACGGTATTCGGGAACCCCGCCGCGAAAGTTTAG
- a CDS encoding DUF2851 family protein, which produces MPLVPSITRTMMLGRALLERVEQKADLIEIQNKHLGGDWEATAYHALAAAFGFKKNSEPLARLAKALPLSILRRHRHDSLQMEALLFGQAGLLPTASDLPPSDAYLADLRREYEFLRHKYDLAALALPAHAWNFLRLRPANFPTVRIAQLAALLHARPALFDALLTAISVGALEQFFRVAVSPYWQTHYRPGSPGKVAALGQSSIHLLIINVVVPLRVAYARHVGQPELVEQAVGLLEQLPAERNHLTAPYEKLHFEHRTAADSQGLLAMHHGYCQPRRCLQCAVGSRILQHNLPPR; this is translated from the coding sequence TTGCCATTGGTACCGAGCATTACCCGCACCATGATGCTCGGGAGGGCATTGCTGGAAAGAGTAGAGCAAAAGGCTGATTTGATAGAAATCCAGAACAAGCACTTGGGCGGCGATTGGGAGGCTACAGCATACCATGCACTGGCGGCAGCATTTGGGTTTAAGAAAAATAGTGAACCCTTAGCGCGGTTGGCCAAGGCATTGCCGCTGAGTATTCTACGCCGTCACCGCCATGATTCCCTCCAGATGGAAGCGTTGCTTTTCGGTCAGGCCGGACTCTTGCCCACCGCCTCAGATTTGCCCCCCAGTGATGCTTACCTAGCCGACCTGCGTCGGGAGTATGAGTTTCTGCGCCATAAATATGATTTGGCTGCTCTGGCTCTGCCGGCTCATGCCTGGAATTTTCTGCGTCTGCGGCCCGCTAACTTTCCCACTGTACGTATCGCTCAGCTCGCGGCTTTGCTTCATGCCCGTCCGGCCCTGTTTGATGCGCTACTTACGGCGATTAGCGTGGGGGCTTTGGAGCAGTTTTTTCGGGTGGCGGTATCACCCTATTGGCAAACGCACTACCGGCCGGGCAGCCCCGGTAAAGTAGCTGCACTAGGGCAAAGTAGCATTCATCTACTGATAATCAACGTGGTGGTGCCCCTGCGTGTAGCCTATGCTCGCCATGTGGGCCAGCCCGAGTTGGTGGAGCAAGCCGTAGGTTTATTAGAACAGCTGCCCGCTGAGCGCAATCATCTTACGGCGCCTTACGAAAAACTTCATTTTGAGCACCGCACTGCCGCCGATTCGCAAGGCCTGCTAGCTATGCACCATGGTTACTGCCAACCACGCCGCTGCCTGCAATGCGCAGTAGGCAGCCGGATTTTACAGCATAATTTGCCCCCCAGGTGA
- a CDS encoding DUF2851 family protein, with protein MKEELLHYVWQHQYFDKADLLTDQGEKLIVLRPGQHNTDAGPDFLNARLQIGEVEWNGAVEIHLRASDWQRHQHQTDPKYDQVVLHVVYAADQPVQRTNGSVIPSLTLAPRLTPALLTTYATLGAI; from the coding sequence ATGAAAGAAGAGCTACTTCACTACGTCTGGCAGCACCAGTATTTCGATAAAGCAGATTTGCTAACAGATCAGGGGGAAAAGCTTATTGTATTGCGTCCTGGTCAACACAATACTGATGCCGGTCCCGACTTCCTGAATGCTCGTCTTCAGATTGGAGAGGTTGAATGGAATGGAGCCGTTGAAATCCATTTGCGAGCTTCCGACTGGCAGCGTCACCAGCACCAGACGGACCCAAAGTATGACCAAGTGGTATTGCACGTGGTGTATGCGGCCGATCAACCCGTGCAGCGTACCAATGGCTCTGTCATTCCTTCGCTGACTCTAGCACCTCGCCTAACGCCGGCTCTTTTAACTACTTATGCCACTCTGGGGGCAATTTAG
- a CDS encoding LolA family protein: MKKYIALLAFSVTLIAAAPVQQDPKAGKILDQMSAKYQAMKAFKATFTQTLENDAAKVKENMTGDITVSGQKFRLKLSGQEIINNGQTMWTYMKDENEVNISDYEPEEGEISPAQIYTLYKKGYKYSYVQEAKEAGEAVDIIELAPEDKNNQVFKVRLSVSKADKSLKSWKMFKKNGSRTTVTIRKFQPNPPVDATTFNFDKAKYKGVKVIDLR, from the coding sequence ATGAAAAAGTATATCGCTTTACTGGCGTTTTCGGTTACGCTGATTGCTGCTGCTCCCGTGCAGCAGGACCCCAAAGCTGGTAAGATTCTCGACCAGATGAGTGCCAAATACCAGGCAATGAAAGCGTTTAAAGCCACTTTCACCCAAACCCTCGAAAACGACGCGGCTAAGGTGAAGGAGAACATGACCGGTGACATAACGGTAAGTGGCCAAAAGTTTCGGCTGAAGTTGAGTGGTCAGGAAATCATCAACAACGGCCAGACGATGTGGACCTATATGAAGGACGAAAACGAGGTGAATATCTCTGACTACGAGCCTGAAGAAGGCGAGATATCACCGGCTCAGATTTATACCTTGTATAAAAAGGGCTATAAGTACTCTTATGTACAGGAAGCCAAAGAAGCCGGTGAGGCCGTTGATATCATTGAGCTAGCCCCAGAGGATAAGAACAATCAGGTTTTTAAAGTGCGTTTGTCCGTGAGTAAGGCGGATAAATCGTTGAAAAGCTGGAAGATGTTCAAAAAGAACGGCAGCCGTACAACCGTAACTATCCGCAAATTCCAGCCGAATCCGCCGGTAGATGCCACTACCTTCAACTTTGATAAGGCGAAGTACAAGGGCGTAAAGGTGATTGACCTGCGTTAA